The following are encoded in a window of Anser cygnoides isolate HZ-2024a breed goose chromosome 33, Taihu_goose_T2T_genome, whole genome shotgun sequence genomic DNA:
- the TOMM40L gene encoding mitochondrial import receptor subunit TOM40B isoform X2: MGNALGPAAPRAPRRGGALGNPGSFDELHRQCKEVFPQQMEGVKLIVNKALSSHFQVTHTVHMSTLGASNYHFNATFVGDRQLGPTEAFPTLVGDMDNSGSLNAQVLHLVAERLRTKAVFQTHQAKFVTWQFDGEYRGDDCTATLTLGNPDLLGESVILVAHFLQSVTSRLVLGGEMVYHRRPGEEGAILTLAGKYTAPKWVATLNVGYGGAHASYYHRANEQVQVGVELEANTRLQDTTFAFGYQLNLPQANVVFRGLLDSNWSVGGVLEKKLPPLPVTLALGAFLNHWKNRFHCGFSVIVG, from the exons atgGGCAACGCGCtgggccccgccgcgccccgggccccgcgccgggggggggccctcgGGAACCCCGGCAGCTTCGACGAGCTGCACCGGCAGTGCAAAG AGGTTTTCCCGCAGCAGATGGAGGGCGTGAAGCTGATCGTCAACAAGGCGCTGAGCAGCCACTTCCAg GTGACGCACACGGTTCACATGAGCACCCTGGGGGCCTCCAACTACCACTTCAACGCCACCTTCGTGGGTGACCGGCAGCTGGGACCCACCGAG gctttCCCCACGCTGGTTGGGGACATGGACAACAGCGGCAGCCTCAACGCCCAGGTCCTGCACCTCGTGGCCGAGCGCCTCCGCACCAAAGCCGTCTTCCag ACGCACCAGGCCAAGTTCGTGACGTGGCAGTTCGACGGCGAGTACCGGGGCGACGACTGCACCGCCACCCTCACGCTGGGCAACCCCGACCTCCTCGGCGAGTCCG tcATCCTGGTGGCGCATTTCCTGCAGAGCGTCACCTCCCGCCTGGTGCTGGGCGGCGAGATGGTTTACCACCGGCGGCCGGGCGAGGAGGGAGCCATCCTCACGCTGGCGGGCAAATACACGG CCCCGAAATGGGTGGCGACGCTCAACGTGGGCTACGGCGGCGCCCACGCCAGCTACTACCACAGAGCCAACGAGCAG GTGCAGGTCGGGGTGGAGCTGGAGGCCAACACACGGCTGCAGGACACCACCTTCGCCTTCGGCTACCAGCTCAACTTGCCGCAGGCCAACGTCGTCTTCAGAG GGCTCCTGGACAGCAACTGGAGCGTCGGGGGGGTGCTGGAGAAGAagctgcccccgctgcccgtCACCCTGGCTCTGGGCGCCTTCCTCAACCACTGGAAGAACCGCTTCCACTGCGGCTTCAGCGTCATCGTGGGCTGA
- the NR1I3 gene encoding nuclear receptor subfamily 1 group I member 3 isoform X1 — translation MSVSSPSDPESSPGTQRGPQATEREDTEPEEEKVCAVCGDRATGYHFHVMTCEGCKGFFRRSINKGVHFTCPFARSCPVTKAKRRQCQACRLQKCLDVGMRKDMIMSEEALGRRRALRRQRRLAREQPGELTAEQQELIGILIAAHQRTFDSSFSQFAHYRPAVRLYIPSPRSPSPSGPSVPSAAPSPQLECLDEDVLPDVFSMLPHFADLSTFMIQQVIKFAKEIPAFRGLPIDDQISLLKGATLGICQIQFNTVFNAETNAWECGQHCYTIQDGALAGFQQIYLEPLLKFHISLRKLRLHEAEYVLLQAMLLFSPGGERRGRGVLGGGDTTRPLGPADGHPRSPDHASVAQRDFIDQLQEKVALTLKSYIDHQHPMPEGRFLYAKLLLLLTELQTLKVENTRQILHIQDLSSMTPLLSEIIS, via the exons ATGTCCGTGTCGAGCCCCTCGGACCCGGAGAGCAGCCCCGGCACGCAGCGGGGTCCCCAGGCCACCGAGAGGGAGGACACGGAGcctgaggaggagaaggtgTGCGCCGTGTGCGGGGACCGCGCCACCGGCTACCACTTCCATGTCATGACCTGCGAGGGCTGCAAGGGCTTCTTCAG GCGGTCCATCAACAAGGGCGTCCACTTCACCTGTCCCTTCGCCCGGAGCTGCCCGGTCACCAAGGCCAAGCGGCGGCAGTGCCAGGCGTGCCGCCTCCAGAAGTGCCTCGACGTGGGCATGCGGAAGGACA TGATCATGTCAGAGGAGGCCttggggcggcggcgggcgctgcggcggcagcggcggctgGCGCGGGAGCAGCCCGGGGAGCTGACGgcggagcagcaggagctcaTCGGCATCCTCATCGCGGCGCACCAGCGCACCTTCGACTCCAGCTTCTCCCAGTTTGCCCACTACCGG CCCGCCGTGCGCCTCTACATCCCCAGCCCGCGCTCCCCGAGCCCGTCGGGGCCGAGCGTCCCCTCGGCGGCGCCGTCGCCGCAGCTCGAGTGCCTGGACGAGGACGTGCTGCCCGACGTCTTCTCCATGCTGCCGCACTTCGCCGACCTCAGCACCTTCATGATCCAGCAGGTCATCAAGTTCGCCAAGGAGATCCCGGCTTTCAG GGGTTTGCCCATCGACGACCAGATCTCGCTGCTCAAAGGGGCCACGCTGGGGATCTGCCAGATCCAGTTCAACACCGTGTTCAACGCGGAGACCAACGCCTGGGAGTGCGGGCAGCACTGCTACACCATCCAGGACGGGGCCCTGG CCGGCTTCCAGCAGATCTACCTGGAGCCGCTGCTCAAGTTCCACATCAGCCTGAGGAAGCTGCGGCTGCACGAGGCCGAGTACGTCCTGCTGCAGGCCATGCTGCTCTTCTCGCCAGGTGGGGAGCGCCGGGGACGTGGtgtcttgggggggggagacACGACACGTCCCCTCGGCCCCGCTGACGGCCACCCCCGGTCCCCAGACCACGCCAGCGTCGCCCAGCGGGACTTCATCGaccagctgcaggagaaggtgGCCCTCACGCTCAAGAGCTACATCGACCACCAGCACCCCATGCCCGAGGGCAG gttCCTCTACgccaagctgctgctgctgctgacggAGCTGCAGACGCTCAAGGTGGAGAACACGCGGCAGATCCTGCACATCCAGGACCTCTCCTCCATGACGCCGCTGCTCTCCGAGATCATCAGCTAG
- the NR1I3 gene encoding nuclear receptor subfamily 1 group I member 3 isoform X2, protein MSVSSPSDPESSPGTQRGPQATEREDTEPEEEKVCAVCGDRATGYHFHVMTCEGCKGFFRRSINKGVHFTCPFARSCPVTKAKRRQCQACRLQKCLDVGMRKDMIMSEEALGRRRALRRQRRLAREQPGELTAEQQELIGILIAAHQRTFDSSFSQFAHYRPAVRLYIPSPRSPSPSGPSVPSAAPSPQLECLDEDVLPDVFSMLPHFADLSTFMIQQVIKFAKEIPAFRGLPIDDQISLLKGATLGICQIQFNTVFNAETNAWECGQHCYTIQDGALAGFQQIYLEPLLKFHISLRKLRLHEAEYVLLQAMLLFSPDHASVAQRDFIDQLQEKVALTLKSYIDHQHPMPEGRFLYAKLLLLLTELQTLKVENTRQILHIQDLSSMTPLLSEIIS, encoded by the exons ATGTCCGTGTCGAGCCCCTCGGACCCGGAGAGCAGCCCCGGCACGCAGCGGGGTCCCCAGGCCACCGAGAGGGAGGACACGGAGcctgaggaggagaaggtgTGCGCCGTGTGCGGGGACCGCGCCACCGGCTACCACTTCCATGTCATGACCTGCGAGGGCTGCAAGGGCTTCTTCAG GCGGTCCATCAACAAGGGCGTCCACTTCACCTGTCCCTTCGCCCGGAGCTGCCCGGTCACCAAGGCCAAGCGGCGGCAGTGCCAGGCGTGCCGCCTCCAGAAGTGCCTCGACGTGGGCATGCGGAAGGACA TGATCATGTCAGAGGAGGCCttggggcggcggcgggcgctgcggcggcagcggcggctgGCGCGGGAGCAGCCCGGGGAGCTGACGgcggagcagcaggagctcaTCGGCATCCTCATCGCGGCGCACCAGCGCACCTTCGACTCCAGCTTCTCCCAGTTTGCCCACTACCGG CCCGCCGTGCGCCTCTACATCCCCAGCCCGCGCTCCCCGAGCCCGTCGGGGCCGAGCGTCCCCTCGGCGGCGCCGTCGCCGCAGCTCGAGTGCCTGGACGAGGACGTGCTGCCCGACGTCTTCTCCATGCTGCCGCACTTCGCCGACCTCAGCACCTTCATGATCCAGCAGGTCATCAAGTTCGCCAAGGAGATCCCGGCTTTCAG GGGTTTGCCCATCGACGACCAGATCTCGCTGCTCAAAGGGGCCACGCTGGGGATCTGCCAGATCCAGTTCAACACCGTGTTCAACGCGGAGACCAACGCCTGGGAGTGCGGGCAGCACTGCTACACCATCCAGGACGGGGCCCTGG CCGGCTTCCAGCAGATCTACCTGGAGCCGCTGCTCAAGTTCCACATCAGCCTGAGGAAGCTGCGGCTGCACGAGGCCGAGTACGTCCTGCTGCAGGCCATGCTGCTCTTCTCGCCAG ACCACGCCAGCGTCGCCCAGCGGGACTTCATCGaccagctgcaggagaaggtgGCCCTCACGCTCAAGAGCTACATCGACCACCAGCACCCCATGCCCGAGGGCAG gttCCTCTACgccaagctgctgctgctgctgacggAGCTGCAGACGCTCAAGGTGGAGAACACGCGGCAGATCCTGCACATCCAGGACCTCTCCTCCATGACGCCGCTGCTCTCCGAGATCATCAGCTAG
- the PCP4L1 gene encoding Purkinje cell protein 4-like protein 1 isoform X1, with amino-acid sequence MWGHGWGRVARGDRQHRGQAGDKHGDEQAWGQRSPDESPSSAEAPGGQERAKAADPKKAEEEEEEEIDIDLSAPETERAALAIQGKFRRFQKRKKESGP; translated from the exons ATGTGGGGACACGGGTGGGGACGGGTGGCTCGTGGGGACCGGCAGCAccggggacaggcaggggacaAGCATGGGGACGAGCAGGCATGGGGACAG CGCAGCCCCGATGAGTCCCCGAGCTCGGCGGAGGCCCCCGGCGGGCAGGAGAGAG ccaaAGCCGCTGACCCCAAGAaagcggaggaggaggaggaggaggagatcgACATCGACCTGAGCGCGCCCGAGACGGAGAGAGCCGCGCTCGCCATCCAGGGGAAATTCCGCCGcttccagaagaggaagaaggagtcGGGACCCtga
- the PCP4L1 gene encoding Purkinje cell protein 4-like protein 1 isoform X3, producing MSERSPDESPSSAEAPGGQERAKAADPKKAEEEEEEEIDIDLSAPETERAALAIQGKFRRFQKRKKESGP from the exons ATGAGCGAG CGCAGCCCCGATGAGTCCCCGAGCTCGGCGGAGGCCCCCGGCGGGCAGGAGAGAG ccaaAGCCGCTGACCCCAAGAaagcggaggaggaggaggaggaggagatcgACATCGACCTGAGCGCGCCCGAGACGGAGAGAGCCGCGCTCGCCATCCAGGGGAAATTCCGCCGcttccagaagaggaagaaggagtcGGGACCCtga
- the TOMM40L gene encoding mitochondrial import receptor subunit TOM40B isoform X1 — translation MEGVKLIVNKALSSHFQVTHTVHMSTLGASNYHFNATFVGDRQLGPTEAFPTLVGDMDNSGSLNAQVLHLVAERLRTKAVFQTHQAKFVTWQFDGEYRGDDCTATLTLGNPDLLGESVILVAHFLQSVTSRLVLGGEMVYHRRPGEEGAILTLAGKYTAPKWVATLNVGYGGAHASYYHRANEQVQVGVELEANTRLQDTTFAFGYQLNLPQANVVFRGLLDSNWSVGGVLEKKLPPLPVTLALGAFLNHWKNRFHCGFSVIVG, via the exons ATGGAGGGCGTGAAGCTGATCGTCAACAAGGCGCTGAGCAGCCACTTCCAg GTGACGCACACGGTTCACATGAGCACCCTGGGGGCCTCCAACTACCACTTCAACGCCACCTTCGTGGGTGACCGGCAGCTGGGACCCACCGAG gctttCCCCACGCTGGTTGGGGACATGGACAACAGCGGCAGCCTCAACGCCCAGGTCCTGCACCTCGTGGCCGAGCGCCTCCGCACCAAAGCCGTCTTCCag ACGCACCAGGCCAAGTTCGTGACGTGGCAGTTCGACGGCGAGTACCGGGGCGACGACTGCACCGCCACCCTCACGCTGGGCAACCCCGACCTCCTCGGCGAGTCCG tcATCCTGGTGGCGCATTTCCTGCAGAGCGTCACCTCCCGCCTGGTGCTGGGCGGCGAGATGGTTTACCACCGGCGGCCGGGCGAGGAGGGAGCCATCCTCACGCTGGCGGGCAAATACACGG CCCCGAAATGGGTGGCGACGCTCAACGTGGGCTACGGCGGCGCCCACGCCAGCTACTACCACAGAGCCAACGAGCAG GTGCAGGTCGGGGTGGAGCTGGAGGCCAACACACGGCTGCAGGACACCACCTTCGCCTTCGGCTACCAGCTCAACTTGCCGCAGGCCAACGTCGTCTTCAGAG GGCTCCTGGACAGCAACTGGAGCGTCGGGGGGGTGCTGGAGAAGAagctgcccccgctgcccgtCACCCTGGCTCTGGGCGCCTTCCTCAACCACTGGAAGAACCGCTTCCACTGCGGCTTCAGCGTCATCGTGGGCTGA
- the PCP4L1 gene encoding Purkinje cell protein 4-like protein 1 isoform X2, which produces MGTSRHGDSPDESPSSAEAPGGQERAKAADPKKAEEEEEEEIDIDLSAPETERAALAIQGKFRRFQKRKKESGP; this is translated from the exons ATGGGGACGAGCAGGCATGGGGACAG CCCCGATGAGTCCCCGAGCTCGGCGGAGGCCCCCGGCGGGCAGGAGAGAG ccaaAGCCGCTGACCCCAAGAaagcggaggaggaggaggaggaggagatcgACATCGACCTGAGCGCGCCCGAGACGGAGAGAGCCGCGCTCGCCATCCAGGGGAAATTCCGCCGcttccagaagaggaagaaggagtcGGGACCCtga